One window of Arvicola amphibius chromosome 6, mArvAmp1.2, whole genome shotgun sequence genomic DNA carries:
- the LOC119816542 gene encoding putative vomeronasal receptor-like protein 4, producing the protein MVLNFIKEIIFLLMTMVGTLGNIFVSVNYMFSWWGGPEKKPVHLILIHLAFTHIIILLARELPAPIAVFGLINFLDDIRCKIFLYLQRVARGVSICTSGLLTVVQAIIISPRASGWRRLRPKSAWHILPFFSFFWILNALIGVNLIYSVTTTSLNVSELKNGDNYCYFMIEIQKTKWIILPLMVLRDAVFQGAMGGASGYMVLLLHKHHQHVLYLQNSKLLYRTLPELRAAQSVLLLMLCFLFFYWADCAFSLFLSLSFVGNYWIVNIQKFLAVGYATFSPIVLIHRDRLLSECCHVQ; encoded by the coding sequence ATGGTTTTGAATTtcataaaggaaatcattttccTCTTAATGACGATGGTTGGCACTCTGgggaatatttttgtttctgtgaattaTATGTTCAGTTGGTGGGGAGGCCCTGAAAAGAAACCTGTACACCTTATTCTCATCCACTTGGCTTTTACACACATCATAATCCTTCTTGCAAGAGAACTGCCAGCGCCAATAGCAGTTTTTGGTTTAATAAACTTCCTAGATGACATAAGATGTAAGATTTTCCTTTATCTGCAGAGGGTGGCCCGTGGGGTCTCCATCTGCACCAGCGGTCTCCTCACTGTGGTCCAGGCCATCATCATCAGTCCCAGAGCATCCGGGTGGAGGAGGCTCAGACCAAAGTCTGCATGGCACATCCTtccattcttttcattcttttggatACTCAATGCTTTAATAGGTGTGAACCTAATTTATTCTGTCACAACTACAAGCCTGAATGTATCAGAGCTTAAGAATGGTGACAACTATTGTTATTTTATGAtagaaattcagaaaacaaaatggattATTCTCCCTCTCATGGTCCTGAGAGATGCTGTGTTTCAGGGAGCCATGGGAGGCGCCAGTGGCTACATGGTACTTCTTCTCCACAAGCACCACCAGCATGTCCTCTACCTTCAGAACTCCAAGCTTCTCTACAGAACTCTCCCTGAGCTGAGAGCTGCTCAGAGTGTCCTCCTTCTgatgctctgttttcttttcttctattgggCTGACTGtgctttttctctatttttaagtcTCTCATTTGTGGGCAATTATTGGAtagtaaatattcaaaaatttctgGCTGTTGGTTATGCAACTTTTAGCCCTATTGTGTTGATTCACAGGGACAGACTTCTGTCTGAGTGTtgccatgttcagtga